The nucleotide window AAAACCTTTGAGTTATTAGAAAAAAGCTCATTAAACTTAAAATTAAATGTAGTTGTACAATCTGGTTTCAATACAGATGAAATCAATGATTTTGTTCGTTTAACAAAAGAAAAAAATATTGCTGTTCGCTTTATTGAAGAAATGCCTTTTAACGGAAGTGGGCAACGTGACTTAAAAGAAAATTGGAATTTTAAACGAATTTTACAAGAAATACAATCGCAATTTGATGTTGAAGAAATTCCTGCAAAAAAATCATCGACCTCTAGAAATTATCAAGCAAAAAATCATTTAGGAACTGTGGGAATAATTCCTGCTTTTACTAGAACTATTTGTAATGATTGTAACCGTATTAGAATTACCTCAACAGGTACTTTTAAAAATTGTTTGTTTGATGATGGTGTTTTTAATTTACGTGACTTTATTCGAAATGGAGCAAGTAACAACGATTTAAAAGAGTTGTTTTTATCTTTAGTAAAAGAAAAACCAGAAAATGGTTTTGTGGCTGAAGCGAATAGAAAAAAAGGAAACGTTTCAGAAAGTATGAGTACTATTGGAGGTTAACTATTATGGATAATTTCATTGATAACAACCCTATAATTTCTGGGATAATACTTATTATAATTGGTGCATGGTTATTAGTTTATCAGATAGAAAGCCTAAAAAAACAAAAAGATAATAAACATAAAACAGTTCTTTTAAAAACGGCTAATATGAATATGATTGGATTAATTGTTCTCTTCATAATTGGAGGGCTTATTATAATTTTTAAAGCTTGATAAAATGATTTCTGTAGAAGAAGCAAAACATATAATTTTAGAAAACACACAAAATTTTGGAATTGAAGAAATTCCTTTTATACAGTCAGTTGGTAGAATCTTAAAAGAAAATATTGTTGCCGATAGAGATTTCCCACCATTCAATCGTGTGGCTATGGATGGTATTGCTATCAATTATCGTTTTTTTAAAGAAGGAATTCATGATTTTAAAATAGAAGGAGTTCAACCAGCTGGTAGTATACAAGAAACACTTAAAAATGCAGCCAATTGTTACGAAGTAATGACTGGTGCTACCTTACCTAATAATGTTGATACAGTAATTAGATATGAAGATCTACAAATAACTAATGGTACAGCAACAATTATTGTAGATGCTATCAAAGAAGGGCAAAACATACACAAACAAGGTTCTGATAAACTACAAGGCGATTTATTAATTAAAGAAAACACATGTATTTCTCCTGCTGAAATTGGAGTTTTAGCAACTGTAGGTAAAGCTACCGTAAAAGTAGCTAGACGTCCTAAGGTGATGATTGTTTCTACTGGTGATGAATTAGTTGAAGTAGATAAAAATCCGTTAGCTCATCAAATTCGAAGAAGTAATGTGTACACCTTAGTTTCTTTGTTAGAAAAATTAAATATTCCTTCAGAAACAGCTCACATAGCAGATGAAAAACCTGTTCTAAAAGAAAAAATAGCCACCTTTTTACAAGAATATGATGTACTTCTTTTTAGCGGTGCTGTTAGTAAAGGAAAATTCGATTTTCTACCTGAAGTTTTAGAAGAGTTAAAAGTTGAAAAACTGTTTCATAAAGTGGCACAACGCCCAGGAAAACCATTCTGGTTCGGACGCTCAGGTGCTTTGGCTAATACAAAAAGTACGGTTGTTTTTGCTTTCCCTGGAAATCCTATTTCAACTTATGTAAATTGTATGGTTTATTTTTATGATTGGTATTATACATCTGTAGGTATTAAACCCAAAAAAGAAACGGCAATTCTTGCTGAAGATGTAAATTTTAAACCCAACCTAACGTATTTTTTACAAGTTAAATTAAGCTATCGTTTTGGTCATTTAATAGCAACTCCTATAAAAGGAAACGGCTCAGGTGATTTAGCTAGTTTAGTTTCAACAGATGGATTTATTGAAATTCCAAAAACAGAAGAAACTGAGTTTAAAAAAGGTAGTGTTTTTCCAGTAATTAAATATAGATAGAAGAGAGCTGTCAGTTCGAGTGAATTTGTGAAGAATGAACAAATTTGTATCGAGAACAAATAATGAATTAGGATATTAAAATTTAAAACTAATAACGTGAGCAATTTTTCCCATATAAACGAAAAAAACAATCCTAAAATGGTGAATGTTTCTGATAAAAAAATCACGAAACGAACAGCTATTGCAAAAGCTACCATGTTTTTAGGTGAAGAAATTATTAGTCATTTTAATACCAATGAATTAACAACTAAAAAAGGTCCAGTTTTTCAAACAGCCATCATTGCTGGAATTCAGGCAGTAAAAAAAACGTCAGATATTATTCCTATGTGTCATCCGTTGTTGATTAATGGGGTTGACATTGACATCAATATTGTAGATAAAGAACAAGTAGAAGTATTTTGTAAAGTAACTATTGAAGGAAAAACAGGTGTTGAAATGGAAGCGCTTACTGGAGCATCAGCTACATGTTTAACCATTTATGATATGTGTAAAGCTATTAGTCAGGAAATGATAATAAAAGAAATTAAATTAGTAGAAAAAACAGGAGGTAAATCAGATATTAAAAATGGATAAAAAGCATTCAAAACATACCAAACTAACTAAAAAACAAAACGATAATTTTGCTCCTAATGAAGTATCTATTTTGGGAACAAAATGTGGTATTATAGCTGATTTAGTGACTACAGTTTCAAACAAACTATCACATTATAATCTTGGATATTTTGATGCTTCACATGCTAAAGATGTTCCACAAAATAATTTCTCTGAGTATACCTTTCATCATGAAGGAAACCTTCAAATAAATACAACTTCTCCCATAAATAAATACGAACAACGATTACAGTTTTACAATCATGATTTCGTGTTTATTAACGGAAATCATTATCAAGGTGCTAAACAAATTTTAATTTTAGACGATGAAAAAGAAGCTTCAGTAAAAAAACGCTTAAAACAACTAACAAACATTCAATTCATCATAAAATTAAATGATAACACTCCATATTTTGAATGTTTGACAGAGAAGTTTCCAAATATTAAAAACATAACTTCATACACAATTGATCAGGTTGATAAAATCACAAATCATATAAACAGTTTAATTCAAGAACATATTGCTCCTATAAAAGGTTTAGTGTTAATTGGAGGAAAAAGTACTAGAATGGGTACTGATAAATCTGAATTAAATTACTTTGGGAAACCTCAAAAAGAGCATGTAAAAGAACTCTTAGAAAAATGCTCTTTACCAACTTTTTTCTCTGTTCAGCAACCTTCAGAAAAAGACAATGAAATTCATGATGTATTTTTAAATCTAGGTCCTTTTGGTGGAATTTGCTCTGCTTTTCAACAAGACCCTAACGCAGCATGGTTAGTGATGGCTACTGATATTCCTTTTGTAAATGAAGAAATTATTAAACTTTTATTAGAAAACAGAGATCCTAGTAAAGTAGCAACTGCTATTAAAGGAAAAGGGAAAGAATTTCCAGAACCATTAATTACCATATATGAGCCTAAAGCTTACGGAAAATTATTACAGTATTTAGCACAAGGATATTCTTGCCCTCGTAAAATGCTCATTAATTCTGATGTTAAAATTGTAGAAATTAAAGATACTTTTATCAGAAACATCAATACTCCTGAAGATTTTGAAACTGCTTCTCAAGAAATTAAAAAGAGTGTGTAAATTAAAAATACTCTAAATTGGGATAAACTTTTACCCCAATTTAGAGTATATACAAAAGAATATTTTCTTATTTCAAATCAAACCTATCTAAGTTCATTACTTTAACCCAAGCAGCAATAAAATCAGTAATAAATTTTTCTTTAGCATCATTACTTGCATACACTTCTGCTAAACCTCTTAACTCAGAGTTAGATCCAAAAATTAAATCAGCTCTAGTAGCTTTCCATTTAACAGCATTTGTTTTTCTGTCTTTACCTTCTAATTCCATTTTCTCTTCAGAAATAGGAGTCCAATAAGTACCCATATCTAAAAGGTTTACAAAAAAATCATTTGTTAAAACACCTGGTGTCTTAGTAAGAATTCCTTTAGTTGAAGCATCATAACTTACATTTAATGCACGCATTCCTCCAACTAAAACTGTCATTTCAGGAGCTGTTAAAGTTAATAACTGCGCTTTATCTACTAACAACTCTTCGGTTGTAAGTGTATATTTTTTCTTCTGATAATTTCTAAATCCATCTGCCATTGGTTCTAAAACAGCAAATGAAGTAACATCTGTTTGTTCTTGTGTAGCATCCATTCTTCCAGGATTAAAAGGAACTTCTACTGAGAACCCTGCTTTTTTAGCACCTTCTTCTACTGCTAGTGAACCTCCTAAAACAATTAAATCGGCAATAGAAACCTTTCTAGATGTATTGTTAAATTCAGATTGTATTTTTTTATAAACACCTAACACCTTTTTTAATTGAGCTGGATTATTACTTTCCCAATTAATTTGTGGCTCTAAACGAATACGAGCACCGTTAGCACCACCTCTTCTATCTGACCCTCTGTAAGTAGAAGCCGATGCCCATGCTGTTTCTACCAACAGATTATGAGGAATTCCAGAATTAAGAATTTCTTTTTTAAGTATTTTAATTTCAGATTTTGTAATTAATTTATCCTTTCGTGTTGGAATTGGGTCTTGCCAAATAAAATTCTCTTTAGGAATTTCAGAACCTAAATACGTTGATTTTGGTCCCATATCTCTATGTGTAAGTTTAAACCAAGCTTTTGCAAATGCTTCATCAAAAGATAAAGGGTTTTCTAAAAATTTTTGACATACTTTTTTATAATCAGGATCAAATTTCAGTGCTAAATCTGAAGTTAACATGGTAGGTCTATGTCTTTTGTTTTTATCAAAAGCATCAGGAAAAACTTCTCCAACACCTTTTGCAGACCATTGATGTGCACCAGCAGGACTTTTAGTTAATTCCCATTCGTTATCAAATAATGTATTTAAAAAAGCATGACTCCATCTTGTTGGTGTCGGGGTCCAAATAACTTCTAAACCAGAAGTAATAGCATCTTTACCTTTTCCTGTTTTATAACTACTTTTCCACCCTAATCCTTGTTCTTCAATACCAGCTGCTTCAGGAGAAGTTCCTACATTTTCTGCAGGTCCAGCTCCATGCGTTTTTCCAAAAGTATGACCTCCAGCAATTAAAGCAACTGTTTCTTCATCATTCATCCCCATCCTAGCAAAAGATATACGTATGTTTTTAGCAGAAGCAACTGGATCAGGTTTTCCATTTGGCCCTTCTGGGTTTACGTAAATTAATCCCATTTGTACAGCTGCCAAAGGATTTTCAATATCTAGATCTAACTTTCCTTCTTTATTCAGTCTTCTACTTTCTAACCATCCTGATTCTGATCCCCAATACACATCCTTTTGAGGTTCCCATACATCTTCTCTTCCTCCTGCAAAACCAATCGTTTTTAATCCCATCGATTCAATAGCTACATTTCCTGTTAAAATCATTAAATCTGCCCAAGAAATTTTTTTACCATATTTCTGTTTTATAGGCCACAATAACCTTCTAGCTTTATCTAAATTACCATTATCAGGCCAACTATTTTGAGGAGCAAAACGTTGAAGTCCCATACGTGTACCTCCTCTTCCATCACCTGTACGATAAGTTCCTGCACTATGCCAAGCCATACGTATAAATAATGGTCCATAATGACCATAATCTGCTGGCCACCAATCTTGAGATTCAGTCATTAACTTTGTAAGGTCCTTTTTTAATTGCGCGTAATCTAGTTTGTTAAATTCTTCAGCATAATTAAACTGTTTTTTCATTGGATTTGATAATGCTGAGTTTTGTGCTAGAACATCTAAATCCAATTTGTTAGGCCACCAATCTTTATTAGACTTCTTTTGTGAAATTTGCTCTTTTTTATGTCCTTTATCAAAACCAAAAGGGCACTTTCCTTTTTCTTTTACTTCACTATGGTTTTCACCACTGCTGCAAGCGAAAAGTAAAGAACTTGCTGCTACTACTAAATAAAATTTTTTCATTTTTTAAATGGATTAAGTTTAATAGTAAATTTAAATAAAGTAAAGTGATTATGTTTTTATTTAAAATAGAAATAATTTATATCGGTATTTATTGAACTTTCCTACTGTTCCATCTTTTGCTATTATCAATTATAGTTTTTAACTATTTTTGAAGCTTAATTAGGAAAGGCATGAATAACGTATTACACATTTTTTGTAATAATAAAGCATTAACAATTTTCAAAAACTCTTCTATTGAAGGAAGTACCATTTTTTTTGATGAAAATTTAATCGAAGGACCTTTAACCAAAGATGTTTTTTCCGATAACTTTTGGTCTGAACGTTATTCTTATTTTGAAACCAAGCATCAAAAAATGAGAATAGATTATTTTGACGCTACTATAAAACCTATTTTACAATTAGAAGACCTAAGCATATATTCTGAAGTAACACTATGGTTAGATTATACTAAATTATCTCAAATTAATTTAATGGCTTTAGGTTGTTTTTTAGCACAACATTTTTCTAAAAATACTCAATATTTTCTAGTGTGCTCTGGTAAACATAAAGGTAAAAAAGAGTTACAAAAATTAACAAACTATACTTCGGAAGAGTTTTCTATTCTTTATGGCTATAAAGTAAAAATTACATTGCCAAATTTAGAGTTTCTAAAAAACTGTTGGGATGCTTATGTAACAAAAAACACTCTTTTTAACTATGGTGAGTTCTCTAATAAGTTTAGATACCTACAAGATTCTTTAAATAATTAAATTCTAATAAAAAAGCCTCAACAATTTGTTGAAGCTTTTTTTGTACTCGAGGTGGGAATCGAACCCACACTCCCGAAAGAACTGGATTTTGAATCCAGCGCGTCTACCAATTCCGCCACTCGAGCATTTTAATAAATGGATTGCAAATCTATAAAATATTTTAGTTAATTCGTTAAAATACTTTTAAACTCTTAAAATAGTTATATTTTTGCCCCTCACAACAACACTAACAACAAATAAACTTCGGTAAATGCCTACAAATCAATTAACTCCTAAAATATTCGCTTGTTCTCAAAGTACAGAGCTAGCAGAAAAGATTGCTAAAAGTTTTGGAACTGAACTAGGAAATGTAAAAATATCACGTTTTAGTGATGGAGAGTTTCAACCTGCTTTTGAAGAATCAGTAAGAGGAAGACGTATTTTTATAGTAGGGTCTACTTTTCCTAATGCTGACAATTTAATGGAAATGTTATTAATGCTTGATGCTGCGAAGCGTGCATCTGCAAGACATATAACAGCCGTAATACCTTATTTTGGATGGGCTCGTCAGGATAGAAAAGACAAACCAAGAGTAGCAATAGGAGCAAAATTAGTAGCAAAACTTTTAGAAGAAGCTGGTGCTACAAGAATTATGACAATGGATTTACATGCCGATCAAATTCAAGGTTTCTTTGAAAAACCAGTTGATCATTTATATGCATCATCTATATTCTTACCTTATGTAAAAAGTTTAAAATTAGATAACTTAACTGTTGCATCTCCTGATATGGGTGGTTCAAAAAGAGCTTATGCATATTCTAAATACTTAGAAAGTGATGTTGTTATCTGTTATAAACAACGTAAAAAAGCCAATGTAATTTCTCATATGGAATTAATTGGTGATGTAAAAGGTAAAAACGTTATTCTTGTTGACGATATGATTGACACAGGAGGAACTCTTGCAAAAGCCGCAGATTTAATGATGGAACGAGGAGCTATAAGTGTTCGTGCTCTTTGTACACACCCTATACTTTCTGGTGAAGCTTACGAAAGAATACAAAACTCTAAATTAACAGAGTTAATTGTTTCAGATACAATTCCTTTAAAAAAGAATGTATCTAAAATAAAAAGTGTATCTTGCGCCACTTTATTCGCAGATGTAATGCATAAAGTGCAAGATAATACATCAATAAGCGATGAATTTTTAATGTAAATTTTAATTAAATAAACAAGTAATGAAATCAATTACAATCAATGGATCTCAAAGAGAAAGCGTAGGTAAAGTAGCAACTAAAGCCTTACGTAATGCTGGAAAGGTTCCTTGCGTATTATACGGAGGAGACAAACCTGTACACTTTTCAGCAGAAGAATTATCTTTCAAAAGTTTAGTGTTTACTCCAAATGTATATACTGCAACGATTGAATTAGGTGGAACATCTTATAACGCAGTTTTACAAGATATTCAGTTTCATCCTGTAACAGATAAAATTATACACGTAGATTTTTATCAACTTTTCGATGATAAAGCTGTAACTATGGAAATTCCTGTACGTTTAGTAGGTACTTCTAAAGGTGTTATGGTAGGTGGTGCTTTACGTCATAACTTACGTAAATTAAGAGTAAAAGCTATACCAGCTAACTTACCTGATTTTATTGAAGCTGATATTACTGAATTAGAAATTGGTAATAAATTATATGTTACTGAATTAAAGAATGAAAAATATACATTCTTACATCCAGAAAACACTGTGGTAGCTCAAGTACGTATGTCTCGTAATGCATCTAAAGCTGCTTCTGAAGAAGAAGCAACAGAAGAATAAGCTTCTACTATTTAAAAATATAGAAAAGCGTTACCATTGTGTAACGCTTTTTTTATGTTTGCACTATGAATATCATCTCTTTCTTTAAAACTATTTTTAATTCAAAAAAGAAAAGCACCATGAAAAAATTTTTAATTGTTGGTTTAGGTAATATTGGTGAAAAATACCATGATACTCGTCATAATATAGGATTCAAAATTGTTGATGCCTTTGTAAAAGAGCATCAAGAGAGCTTTGAAACTGATAAATTAGGTGATATAGCCAAATTAAAAATTAAAGGTAAAACTGTTATTGTTTTAAAGCCTAGTACCTATATGAACTTAAGTGGAAAAGCTGTTGTTTATTGGATGAAAAAAGAAAATATTAAAGTTGAAAATTTACTGGTTATTACAGATGATTTAAATATTGATTTTGGTAAACTTCGTATTAAAGGAAAAGGTAGCTCTGGAGGTCATAATGGTTTAAAAGATATTCAAGATAAGTTTAATACCGGAGCATATCCTCGTTTTCGTTTTGGAGTAGGTGCCGACTATGGAAAAGGTCGCCAAGTTGATTTTGTATTAGGAAACTGGAGTAAAGAAGAAGAAAGCGCAATGATAGAGCGTATACCCACCTCAGTTAACGCAGTAACTTCTTTTATAAATGCAGGATTAGCTAATACTATGAATGAATTTAATGGTAAATAAATTCCTTTATTTATAAATTCCTAAAATTTTATTAAAGGTGTTAACTTCACATTTATAAAATTTACAAAGCTTTTCAAATATAGTTCTAGTCATAATTAATTTATTTTGATTACTAATAATAAGTAGCAAAATATATTAATATGTTACAAATTAAATAATTAATTATCACTAGCGTGCCATTCTGCAAAACTAGTATCTGTTTCTTGTAGCTTTAAAGAATGTAATTTTATATTCCCAGGAAGACGCTTTTTAATTTTACTAGCGAAATCAATAATCATCATTTCACTTGTAGGTTGATAATCAACTAAAATTACATGATGTCCTCTATCTTGTAATTCTTTAGCTAACTCTACGTGCGGTGTGTTTTTATTAAATACCGTTGCATGGTCAAATACATCAACAATATCTTCTTTTACAATTTTTTTTAAATCACCAAAGTCAATTACCATTCCGTATTTAACATTTGAAGTATCACTAATAGGTTCACCTATAACAGTTACAGAAAGTTTATAACTATGACCATGAACGTTTTTACACTTACCATCATAACCATATAATGCATGTCCTGTTTCGAAACTAAATTGCTTTGTAATTCTAATATTAGCCACTACCTTTTAAATTTTTTATTACTTCTATATTTATTAAAAAAGTATACGATAGCCACTAAAAATGCTAA belongs to Tenacibaculum sp. MAR_2010_89 and includes:
- the moaA gene encoding GTP 3',8-cyclase MoaA, with the translated sequence MHTLLDSFGRQINYVRLAVTDRCNLRCQYCMPAHGIDIVPRKELLTYKEMYRIIRVLTELGVNKVRLTGGEPFVRKDFIGFLEMLSYNDLLDTINVTTNGALVSKHLEKLESLKKIKNINLSIDSLQEEKFKTITRRDVFPEVYKTFELLEKSSLNLKLNVVVQSGFNTDEINDFVRLTKEKNIAVRFIEEMPFNGSGQRDLKENWNFKRILQEIQSQFDVEEIPAKKSSTSRNYQAKNHLGTVGIIPAFTRTICNDCNRIRITSTGTFKNCLFDDGVFNLRDFIRNGASNNDLKELFLSLVKEKPENGFVAEANRKKGNVSESMSTIGG
- a CDS encoding molybdopterin molybdotransferase MoeA, with protein sequence MISVEEAKHIILENTQNFGIEEIPFIQSVGRILKENIVADRDFPPFNRVAMDGIAINYRFFKEGIHDFKIEGVQPAGSIQETLKNAANCYEVMTGATLPNNVDTVIRYEDLQITNGTATIIVDAIKEGQNIHKQGSDKLQGDLLIKENTCISPAEIGVLATVGKATVKVARRPKVMIVSTGDELVEVDKNPLAHQIRRSNVYTLVSLLEKLNIPSETAHIADEKPVLKEKIATFLQEYDVLLFSGAVSKGKFDFLPEVLEELKVEKLFHKVAQRPGKPFWFGRSGALANTKSTVVFAFPGNPISTYVNCMVYFYDWYYTSVGIKPKKETAILAEDVNFKPNLTYFLQVKLSYRFGHLIATPIKGNGSGDLASLVSTDGFIEIPKTEETEFKKGSVFPVIKYR
- the moaC gene encoding cyclic pyranopterin monophosphate synthase MoaC, whose amino-acid sequence is MSNFSHINEKNNPKMVNVSDKKITKRTAIAKATMFLGEEIISHFNTNELTTKKGPVFQTAIIAGIQAVKKTSDIIPMCHPLLINGVDIDINIVDKEQVEVFCKVTIEGKTGVEMEALTGASATCLTIYDMCKAISQEMIIKEIKLVEKTGGKSDIKNG
- a CDS encoding NTP transferase domain-containing protein gives rise to the protein MDKKHSKHTKLTKKQNDNFAPNEVSILGTKCGIIADLVTTVSNKLSHYNLGYFDASHAKDVPQNNFSEYTFHHEGNLQINTTSPINKYEQRLQFYNHDFVFINGNHYQGAKQILILDDEKEASVKKRLKQLTNIQFIIKLNDNTPYFECLTEKFPNIKNITSYTIDQVDKITNHINSLIQEHIAPIKGLVLIGGKSTRMGTDKSELNYFGKPQKEHVKELLEKCSLPTFFSVQQPSEKDNEIHDVFLNLGPFGGICSAFQQDPNAAWLVMATDIPFVNEEIIKLLLENRDPSKVATAIKGKGKEFPEPLITIYEPKAYGKLLQYLAQGYSCPRKMLINSDVKIVEIKDTFIRNINTPEDFETASQEIKKSV
- the katG gene encoding catalase/peroxidase HPI, which encodes MKKFYLVVAASSLLFACSSGENHSEVKEKGKCPFGFDKGHKKEQISQKKSNKDWWPNKLDLDVLAQNSALSNPMKKQFNYAEEFNKLDYAQLKKDLTKLMTESQDWWPADYGHYGPLFIRMAWHSAGTYRTGDGRGGTRMGLQRFAPQNSWPDNGNLDKARRLLWPIKQKYGKKISWADLMILTGNVAIESMGLKTIGFAGGREDVWEPQKDVYWGSESGWLESRRLNKEGKLDLDIENPLAAVQMGLIYVNPEGPNGKPDPVASAKNIRISFARMGMNDEETVALIAGGHTFGKTHGAGPAENVGTSPEAAGIEEQGLGWKSSYKTGKGKDAITSGLEVIWTPTPTRWSHAFLNTLFDNEWELTKSPAGAHQWSAKGVGEVFPDAFDKNKRHRPTMLTSDLALKFDPDYKKVCQKFLENPLSFDEAFAKAWFKLTHRDMGPKSTYLGSEIPKENFIWQDPIPTRKDKLITKSEIKILKKEILNSGIPHNLLVETAWASASTYRGSDRRGGANGARIRLEPQINWESNNPAQLKKVLGVYKKIQSEFNNTSRKVSIADLIVLGGSLAVEEGAKKAGFSVEVPFNPGRMDATQEQTDVTSFAVLEPMADGFRNYQKKKYTLTTEELLVDKAQLLTLTAPEMTVLVGGMRALNVSYDASTKGILTKTPGVLTNDFFVNLLDMGTYWTPISEEKMELEGKDRKTNAVKWKATRADLIFGSNSELRGLAEVYASNDAKEKFITDFIAAWVKVMNLDRFDLK
- a CDS encoding DUF1835 domain-containing protein — translated: MNNVLHIFCNNKALTIFKNSSIEGSTIFFDENLIEGPLTKDVFSDNFWSERYSYFETKHQKMRIDYFDATIKPILQLEDLSIYSEVTLWLDYTKLSQINLMALGCFLAQHFSKNTQYFLVCSGKHKGKKELQKLTNYTSEEFSILYGYKVKITLPNLEFLKNCWDAYVTKNTLFNYGEFSNKFRYLQDSLNN
- a CDS encoding ribose-phosphate pyrophosphokinase, translating into MPTNQLTPKIFACSQSTELAEKIAKSFGTELGNVKISRFSDGEFQPAFEESVRGRRIFIVGSTFPNADNLMEMLLMLDAAKRASARHITAVIPYFGWARQDRKDKPRVAIGAKLVAKLLEEAGATRIMTMDLHADQIQGFFEKPVDHLYASSIFLPYVKSLKLDNLTVASPDMGGSKRAYAYSKYLESDVVICYKQRKKANVISHMELIGDVKGKNVILVDDMIDTGGTLAKAADLMMERGAISVRALCTHPILSGEAYERIQNSKLTELIVSDTIPLKKNVSKIKSVSCATLFADVMHKVQDNTSISDEFLM
- a CDS encoding 50S ribosomal protein L25/general stress protein Ctc, which produces MKSITINGSQRESVGKVATKALRNAGKVPCVLYGGDKPVHFSAEELSFKSLVFTPNVYTATIELGGTSYNAVLQDIQFHPVTDKIIHVDFYQLFDDKAVTMEIPVRLVGTSKGVMVGGALRHNLRKLRVKAIPANLPDFIEADITELEIGNKLYVTELKNEKYTFLHPENTVVAQVRMSRNASKAASEEEATEE
- the pth gene encoding aminoacyl-tRNA hydrolase, producing the protein MKKFLIVGLGNIGEKYHDTRHNIGFKIVDAFVKEHQESFETDKLGDIAKLKIKGKTVIVLKPSTYMNLSGKAVVYWMKKENIKVENLLVITDDLNIDFGKLRIKGKGSSGGHNGLKDIQDKFNTGAYPRFRFGVGADYGKGRQVDFVLGNWSKEEESAMIERIPTSVNAVTSFINAGLANTMNEFNGK
- a CDS encoding 6-carboxytetrahydropterin synthase; amino-acid sequence: MANIRITKQFSFETGHALYGYDGKCKNVHGHSYKLSVTVIGEPISDTSNVKYGMVIDFGDLKKIVKEDIVDVFDHATVFNKNTPHVELAKELQDRGHHVILVDYQPTSEMMIIDFASKIKKRLPGNIKLHSLKLQETDTSFAEWHASDN